One window of the Crassaminicella thermophila genome contains the following:
- the lspA gene encoding signal peptidase II — translation MNYLMVLLIIILDQLSKYIVQSIFSVNKSMPIIENIFHLTYVRNVGAAFGILQNQKMFFVIITLVVISGIILFTRTQTNIHKLVVYSLSLIVGGAIGNLIDRIRFGYVVDFFDFRIWPVFNIADISIVVGAILLSYYLIIIDRVRN, via the coding sequence ATGAATTATTTAATGGTACTATTGATCATTATTTTGGATCAGTTATCAAAATATATAGTGCAAAGCATATTTTCAGTCAATAAATCTATGCCAATTATTGAAAATATTTTTCATCTTACCTATGTTCGGAATGTTGGAGCAGCCTTTGGTATATTGCAAAATCAAAAAATGTTCTTTGTAATTATTACACTTGTAGTTATTTCTGGTATAATTCTATTTACCCGTACACAAACGAATATTCATAAACTGGTAGTATACAGTTTAAGTCTTATTGTGGGGGGAGCAATTGGGAATCTAATTGATAGAATTAGATTTGGTTATGTAGTAGATTTTTTTGATTTTAGAATCTGGCCTGTATTTAATATTGCAGATATTAGTATAGTAGTTGGAGCAATATTGCTTTCTTATTATTTAATCATAATAGATAGAGTTCGAAACTAG